Proteins from one Oncorhynchus gorbuscha isolate QuinsamMale2020 ecotype Even-year linkage group LG18, OgorEven_v1.0, whole genome shotgun sequence genomic window:
- the LOC124002906 gene encoding msx2-interacting protein-like isoform X5: MVRETRHLWVGNLPEHVREEKIVEHFKRYGRVESVKVLRKRGSEGGVAAFVDFVDIKSAQKAHNAVNKMGDRDLRTDYNEPGSVPSAVRGLDDNPPSSSHGRDVSGFSRGAVGPVFGPPVSIHTREGRYERIRDGSESRERAYDHSPYGHHERGGTFDRQRHYNADYYRDRTMFAAGVSPGPGSAGAMGGSFETPEPHFESRIRGDPFTLSSAARRDPYRDDRGRRVDRTYHRRSRSSHSSQSRHPSPQRTTGQTPKAPHSPKRAPLSPGRGPRSRSRSRSSSSDSVSSTSSTGSGSSDSNSSSSDGSHARSVQSSATHAPPSQPCSMVMEGDEPRRSFGIRVQNLPVRSTDTSLKDGLFHEFKKHGKVTSVQIHGALEDRYGLVFFRQQEDQEKALNVSKGKLFFGMMIEVSAWNGPETESENEFRPLDGRIDEFHPKATRTLFIGNLEKTTSYQQLLDIFQRFGEIVDIDIKKVNGVPQYAFVQYSDIVSVCKAIKKMDGEYLGSNRLKLGFGKSMPTTCVWLDGLASNITEQYLTRHFCRYGHVVKVVFDRLKGMALILYNNTDFAQAAVRETKGWKIGGNKIKVDFASQESQMAFYRSMQASGQDIRDFYEIPTERREERPRPPYHEFSAERAYFENARTPGTIYPEDPRRDYPARSRERYSELEHYQGEHFDPRYHEDPREFRDYRDPFEQDIRKYTYIQRERERERERFEADHGMWSPSHPRRPITPSASPSPSERAPRDPERRVYSQSSERSGSCSSLSPPRFDKTDKAPHLEHGASSKSERLEKDIHLVEPERVAGAEKSKRGRRKEKGDKEKGEKSKSRKAKVQSPSIPPSETELEPSLDGGSGRGKVSDQDSLDRQRYKGDNDPPSDPTTSTSRHEPVKSERLESVKGENADKDGKTRSRKHQKSDTGNDGKDPSVDSDRLAARKRRFGDASGRTIRQKRRRLEDEDGSQPQDFGASTAFTKEIDGDRKSQQKDSQRRDSRSKSERLVFLGSHKEGQDPAMRGQEELPEGSMDPMDSKRHRRFSHDGNMDQDNARNQDQQSPFKYGAQDNDKGVKEEPLDIDLSQSYRKQMEQRRLHQQLQEPDKQEKAGSPQGLETEDLEHRSLVHEVGKPPQDVTDHFPSHKLKKLEQFDADISAKRGDRVYRSFRQKSEDPEWHNTASPGLQHFSHHAEQDFAESSHLREVKTEDKSHPELELAVKRTHTTQMSKPSTPLQLSEEEREKQWESRVKQDFLPDLNFSRGIGKNTHNRKRLEYGILQDLEPGEVRSDSEEDREHKPHSPMPSTSMPDGQRVDRFSDPKLATLERMKFYSFALDQTITPDTKALLERAKSLSSSREDNWSFLDYDSHFAGLRSRKDTEKVESAPRPTPSWYMKKKKIRSGGSEDKLDDRKEDPKPKPEEHERRELFASRFLHSSIFEQDSRRLQHLERKHEDPEQSPAHQTDQQGLADGQPDTEPVVLFHSRFLEFTRLQQQKDQQLHEVKRADSVDSNRVEKSLEAEQQPLQFPKTSEPVMDPETKPTSPAENHIISQPPLMPKEMSPPKQMSPPLPPKEMSPPKEMAPPLPPKEMAPPLPPKEMAPPLPPKHTSPPLPPKHTSPPLPPKHTSPPLPPKEMSPPKHTSPPLPPKGMSPPKHTSPPLPPKEMSPPKHTSPPLPPKEMSPPKHTSPPLPPKEMSPPKHTSPPLPPKEMSPPKHTSPPLPPKEMSPPLPPKEMFPPLPPKEMSPTVETHDLFTPEPKGPEPAAPEPLTKENRENEQLPPLLQIPPCEMLTPASVNLVAPEHIRSVRKVKRTPSGEKSEDITQDIQMLNPEQSSSSDCLHETSVSSFVPEPELAAPELPPEMLSSTAPNPVEEMEVSKDDTNTDNTDTHTEVEKKLELNQTQVLVDNETSDESISPPQKSKNKKSKSPTQAPLTPLVSTTSSEKPLTRKSERTKRASSPRAESSKGNSDSKSTGKSPIHGADPEHGTEQSISVGRARRRNVKSVYATPVEEDATKGAGKDVTESPRTARKRGGDKDKEAAPQQPLEQDSLAPITSRRGRPPKNRRQGEDMLTAKGDRSKMETKDTDSNESESSERISKVSKGRHSPHGHKALASQLPMPIATGSSRKGDKTEPPEDVSQQMDFTEASLAMQDCTVSCKEDTVAPGVTKKEENVKQQLGTEKSRDKDRQKKDPVDEKASVTKFGEKESEPPVVEEQPVLEKMEKSGRGKAPRLTRTPKSPVLKNLKIRLNVTEVKDLLQMGDEEPENGDDSSKKTKPGESTNDSLLESSPGKDVSSSNEDKDESTPEIKPPIDPKTLLQQEQELEQAVENIAKLTDPTLPAESPTPLAPPSAELKIDTEEEKSANPASEYELAAAIDSIMGEDIPVPLPQEPVISAVVDSDLEIPSFVQPTKGAEPVSNISPIQGESFFPTTPRKGAKGRAKTPKRSKSQKSNNKDAVKEISSEPENTSITSDNIPSNSQPVPETIPSTPAAGVITTTSWKPKTEHLAPKATDMPKELKLPPVLTEHPPPQHLKPVCPQTKSPTLPKPQQQQPPPPPSECISPSLSPPPTRPNIRPTQPSRIPVSPPDWLNQSKDTGVPSSPRASAASFENPAIPSDTEPLETERNNSDLRRILMKHKNVSLTVPCSSSVPSNLATLSLRDPPHLPESNTPKVAVTSKTSLNDNRPHPAQPVVRPPASLPSPESKSVISVIASTATSVISRVCNPPDMEKVNVSVDRNPVVDMPLPKQTYRPPSMEDRDSGSYHGPSVGEEGGSAGRYLVESLGTGSSPGLRVNTSEGVVVLSHSGQIKEGPQRISAKISQIPPATVVDMESQQLVSMPQIKQEMYTHSQSNTPKCPPIQTDHGHLKTQQTVSSIKQENTGMEKLESPYPSGPQGGVVKRLQQTVGNPQVMGYHHSEFTMLLKHPKKVDGVDGLNADGCKPSWTSAISPAMSPHLPSPAGNHVGFVPGSATDRTPSHLSGVKQEPRSPRKSGHPHSPFTKVSSPIGSSSPKGLPGMLPSSLPTMQQYVTSVHHPEQSVIMQPHSAHGGIGRMSPHRASQAIPMGHLVQGEVRVNTPPLSVMSFGMHGDPLASPWSGPLQQRPTSPQAVGRDIVLKVNPGNVRGHEGEQDDARRFHQATGRQSATQLKAETMQPDPRGALLSGLQLDPYMSPRDLRVLMHHPQGERSAPEPHQGHIQETVPPSSTSTNITSSMSPRAHLLAKGVSEKDVTKPQEVKRPHSPPKDGMMGFRPSMAAMASPQRVQLLPSGTGASFSEYPGIYTNTRAIHSQITETSPFGINQGADPSQSQAEVKVKQVEQQPVNMVQLLTKYPIVWQGLLALKNDQAAVQLHFVCGNKGLALRSLPLPEGGSLLRIVQRMRLEASQLDGVARRMTQGESEFCLLLALPCGRDQEDVLNQTQALRTAFINYLQAKLAAGIINVPNPGSNQPAYVLQIFPPCEFSESHLSRLAPDLLNRISNISPHLMIVITSV, encoded by the exons ATGGTTCGGGAAACCAGACACCTTTGGGTGGGAAATTTACCCGAACATGTTCGAGAGGAGAAAATTGTCGAACATTTTAAACG CTATGGACGCGTCGAGAGCGTCAAGGTCCTGCGGAAGCGTGGGTCGGAGGGTGGCGTGGCAGCCTTTGTGGATTTTGTGGATATCAAAAGTGCACAGAAGGCTCACAATGCTGTCAACAAGATGGGGGACAGGGACCTGCGCACTGACTACAATGAACCTGGGTCTGTCCCTAGTGCTGTTCGGGGCCTTGATGACAACCCCCCCTCGAGCAGTCATGGGCGGGATGTTTCAGGATTCTCTAGGGGGGCAGTGGGTCCAGTGTTTGGCCCCCCAGTGTCCATTCACACCAGAGAGGGGCGTTATGAACGGATAAGAGATGG CTCAGAGAGCCGGGAGCGTGCATATGATCACAGCCCCTATGGACACCATGAGCGCGGTGGCACTTTTGATAGACAGCGTCACTACAACGCAGACTATTACCGCGATCGCACCATGTTTGCAGCTGGAGTTAGCCCTGGGCCAGGAAGTGCCGGTGCTATGGGTGGGAGCTTTGAAACCCCGGAGCCTCATTTTGAGTCCAGGATCCGAGGAGATCCCTTCACCTTGTCTAGTGCTGCGCGGCGTGACCCCTATCGAGATGACCGAGGGCGTCGTGTTGACAGAACTTACCATCGCCGCAGTCGGTCATCTCATTCTTCACAATCTCGACACCCCTCCCCGCAAAGGACCACGGGGCAAACGCCCAAAGCCCCCCATTCCCCCAAAAGAGCCCCCCTCTCCCCAGGTAGAGGTCCACGCTCTAGGTCTCGTAGTAGGTCCTCTAGCTCTGATTCTGTCAGCAGCACCAGCAGTACCGGCAGTGGCAG CAGCGATTCAAACAGCAGCTCAAGTGATGGGTCTCATGCACGCTCTGTTCAGTCCTCTGCTACACATGCACCCCCCTCTCAGCCGTGCTCTATGGTAATGGAAGGTGACGAACCACGCAGAAGCTTTGGCATCCGGGTGCAGAACCTACCAGTGCGCTCCACAG ACACAAGTTTAAAAGATGGACTGTTCCATGAGTTCAAGAAACATGGGAAAGTGACATCTGTGCAGATCCACGGGGCCTTGGAGGACCGATATGGTCTGGTGTTCTTCAGACAGCAGGAAGACCAAGAGAAAGCCCTCAACGTCTCCAAAGGAAAGCTTTTCTTCGGCATGATGATCGAGGTTTCTGCCTGGAACGGCCCTG aaacagagagcgagaatgAATTCAGGCCTTTGGATGGACGGATTGATGAATTTCACCCCAAGGCGACTAGGACCCTGTTTATCGGCAACTTGGAGAAGACCACCAGTTACCAACAACTACTTGATATCTTTCAGCGCTTTGGAGAGATTGTG GATATTGACATTAAAAAGGTTAATGGTGTTCCTCAATACGCCTTTGTGCAGTATTCTGATATTGTCAGTGTCTGCAAAGCTATAAAGAAGATGGATGGAGAGTATTTGGGGAGCAACCGGCTCAAG CTGGGTTTTGGGAAGAGTATGCCCACAACATGTGTTTGGCTGGACGGTTTGGCTTCCAACATCACAGAGCAATATCTCACACGCCACTTCTGCCGCTATGGACATGTAGTCAAG GTGGTGTTTGACAGGTTGAAGGGGATGGCTCTCATCTTGTATAACAACACAGATTTTGCACAGGCAGCTGTCAGGGAAACCAAAGGCTGGAAGATTGGCGGCAACAAAATAAAG GTGGATTTTGCCAGCCAAGAGAGTCAGATGGCTTTTTATCGCTCTATGCAGGCCTCTGGGCAAGACATTAGAGACTTCTACGAAATTCCAACTGAAAGAAG AGAGGAACGACCAAGACCCCCATACCATGAGTTCTCAGCAGAAAGAGCCTACTTTGAGAATGCACGCACCCCTGGCACCATTTACCCCGAAGATCCTCGCCGAGACTATCCTGCCCGCAGCCGTGAGCGGTATTCTGAACTGGAGCACTACCAGGGAGAACACTTTGACCCACGCTACCATGAAGACCCTCGGGAGTTCAGGGATTATCGAGATCCTTTTGAGCAGGACATTCGGAAGTACACATACATCCAGAGGGAGCGAGAAAGGGAGCGGGAGCGCTTTGAGGCAGACCATGGCATGTGGAGCCCCTCTCATCCACGGCGCCCGATCACACCTTCTGCCTCCCCTTCACCATCTGAGCGTGCTCCCAGAGACCCAGAGCGACGGGTCTACAGTCAATCCTCTGAGCGAAGTGGTAGTTGCAGCTCACTCTCACCACCACGCTTTGACAAGACTGACAAGGCTCCTCATTTGGAACATGGAGCCAGCTCTAAGAGTGAGAGGTTGGAAAAAGACATCCACCTGGTTGAACCTGAGCGTGTTGCTGGGGCTGAGAAGAGCAAGCGGGGGAGACGAAAGGAGAAAGGTGACAAAGAAAAAGGGGAGAAGAGTAAGTCGAGGAAAGCAAAGGTGCAATCTCCCAGCATCCCACCGTCTGAGACAGAGCTAGAACCCAGCCTGGATGGAGGCTCTGGAAGGGGAAAGGTGTCAGACCAGGACAGCCTTGACAGACAGCGGTATAAAGGTGACAACGACCCTCCTTCAGATCCGACAACCTCAACCTCTCGCCATGAACCTGTAAAAAGTGAGAGGCTTGAGTCGGTGAAAGGTGAGAACGCAGACAAGGATGGTAAAACACGATCCAGAAAACACCAAAAATCTGACACGGGAAATGATGGGAAAGATCCATCAGTGGATTCTGATCGGTTGGCTGCGAGAAAGCGGCGCTTTGGAGATGCCAGTGGGAGAACCATTCGACAGAAGAGGAGAAGGCTGGAAGATGAGGATGGGAGTCAACCCCAAGACTTTGGAGCTAGCACTGCCTTTACAAAAGAGATTGATGGTGACAGAAAGTCTCAGCAAAAAGACTCACAGCGGAGGGATTCAAGATCCAAATCAGAGAGACTGGTGTTTCTTGGCAGTCATAAAGAGGGTCAGGATCCTGCAATGAGAGGACAAGAAGAGCTGCCCGAGGGGAGCATGGACCCTATGGACTCAAAACGCCACAGAAGGTTCTCCCATGATGGGAACATGGACCAAGACAATGCAAGAAATCAAGATCAACAGAGTCCTTTCAAATATGGTGCACAAGACAATGACAAGGGTGTCAAGGAAGAGCCTCTGGATATTGATCTCTCCCAAAGTTACCGCAAACAGATGGAGCAAAGGAGGCTCCACCAACAGCTTCAAGAGCCAGACAAACAAGAAAAAGCTGGGAGTCCACAAGGCTTAGAAACGGAGGACCTGGAACACCGCAGTCTGGTACATGAAGTGGGCAAGCCACCTCAAGATGTCACAGATCATTTCCCATCTCATAAACTCAAGAAACTAGAGCAATTTGACGCAGATATCAGTGCCAAGAGGGGGGACCGTGTCTACAGGAGCTTCCGGCAAAAAAGTGAAGATCCTGAGTGGCACAACACTGCATCTCCAGGCTTGCAACACTTCTCTCATCATGCTGAGCAGGACTTTGCTGAATCTTCACATCTCAGGGAGGTTAAAACGGAGGATAAAAGCCACCCAGAACTGGAGCTGGCAGTCAAAAGGACACATACAACGCAAATGTCCAAGCCAAGCACTCCTTTACAACTTAGTGAAGAAGAGCGGGAAAAACAGTGGGAGAGCAGAGTCAAGCAAGATTTTTTACCTGACTTAAACTTCTCCAGAGGCATTGGAAAAAATACACACAATCGCAAGCGTTTGGAGTATGGAATTTTGCAAGATTTGGAGCCTGGGGAAGTACGATCCGATTCCGAAGAGGATAGAGAGCACAAACCACATTCTCCTATGCCCTCCACTTCTATGCCTGACGGGCAACGAGTGGACAGATTTTCAGACCCCAAGCTTGCCACTTTGGAGAGGATGAAGTTTTACTCCTTTGCACTTGACCAGACCATCACACCAGATACCAAGGCCCTGCTAGAGCGAGCAaagtctctgtcctcctctagggaGGACAACTGGTCTTTCTTGGATTATGATTCACACTTTGCTGGTTTGCGCAGCAGGAAAGATACTGAAAAGGTTGAGTCGGCACCACGGCCTACACCCTCTTGGtacatgaagaagaagaaaattcGCAGTGGTGGGTCTGAAGACAAACTAGATGACAGGAAGGAAGACCCCAAGCCCAAGCCAGAGGAACATGAACGCAGGGAACTGTTTGCCTCCCGTTTCCTACACAGCTCAATCTTTGAGCAGGACTCAAGACGTCTTCAGCACCTAGAGCGAAAGCATGAGGACCCTGAGCAAAGTCCGGCTCACCAAACTGATCAGCAAGGCCTGGCAGATGGGCAGCCTGACACAGAACCAGTTGTCCTCTTCCATAGCCGCTTTTTAGAGTTCACGCGGCTGCAACAGCAGAAAGACCAACAGTTACATGAAGTAAAAAGAGCAGATTCTGTAGATAGTAATAGGGTGGAGAAGTCACTGGAGGCAGAACAGCAACCTCTGCAGTTTCCTAAAACCTCAGAACCGGTCATGGATCCAGAGACTAAACCTACTAGCCCTGCTGAGAACCACATAATTTCCCAGCCCCCACTTATGCCCAAGGAGATGTCTCCACCTAAGCAAATGTCTCCACCCCTTCCACCCAAAGAAATGTCTCCACCCAAGGAAATGGCTCCACCCCTTCCACCCAAGGAAATGGCTCCACCCCTTCCACCCAAGGAAATGGCTCCACCCCTTCCACCCAAGCACACGTCTCCACCCCTTCCACCCAAGCACACGTCTCCACCCCTTCCACCCAAGCACACGTCTCCACCCCTTCCACCCAAGGAAATGTCTCCACCCAAGCACACGTCTCCACCCCTTCCACCCAAGGGAATGTCTCCACCCAAGCATACGTCTCCACCCCTTCCACCCAAGGAAATGTCTCCACCCAAGCATACGTCTCCACCCCTTCCACCCAAGGAAATGTCTCCACCCAAGCATACGTCTCCACCCCTTCCACCCAAGGAAATGTCTCCACCCAAGCATACGTCTCCACCCCTTCCACCCAAGGAAATGTCTCCACCCAAGCATACTTCTCCACCCCTTCCACCCAAAGAAATGTCTCCACCCCTGCCACCCAAGGAAATGTTTCCACCTCTTCCACCCAAAGAGATGTCTCCAACAGTGGAAACACATGACCTGTTTACTCCAGAGCCAAAGGGTCCAGAGCCAGCTGCACCTGAACCTTTGACAAAAGAAAACAGAGAAAATGAacagctccctcccctcctgcAAATACCTCCATGTGAGATGTTGACCCCTGCTTCTGTTAATTTAGTAGCCCCTGAGCACATCCGTTCTGTGAGAAAAGTTAAAAGAACCCCTAGTGGAGAGAAATCTGAAGATATAACTCAGGATATTCAAATGTTGAACCCCGAGCAGTCTTCCAGCAGTGATTGCCTTCATGAAACATCAGTGAGTAGTTTTGTACCAGAGCCTGAGCTGGCGGCACCTGAATTACCACCTGAAATGTTAAGTTCCACAGCACCTAACCCTGTTGAGGAGATGGAGGTTTCAAAAGATGATACCAACACTGACAATACAGACACTCATACAGAGGTGGAAAAGAAACTTGAACTCAATCAGACCCAGGTGCTTGTTGATAATGAAACCAGTGATGAGTCAATTTCACCACCTCAAAAGTCCAAGAACAAAAAGAGTAAGTCTCCTACTCAAGCCCCACTGACTCCTTTGGTTTCAACAACTAGTTCAGAGAAACCGCTTACCCGCAAGAGTGAACGCACAAAACGTGCATCATCCCCAAGAGCAGAGTCTTCAAAGGGAAACTCAGATTCCAAATCCACAGGCAAGTCTCCCATACATGGAGCAGACCCTGAACATGGCACAGAGCAGAGTATATCTGTTGGAAGAGCAAGGCGTAGAAATGTGAAATCTGTGTATGCCACCCCAGTTGAGGAAGATGCCACTAAGGGGGCTGGAAAGGATGTAACTGAGTCACCCCGCACTGCACGGAAACGAGGTGGAGACAAAGACAAGGAAGCAGCCCCTCAGCAACCGTTAGAGCAGGATTCCCTTGCACCTATTACTTCAAGGCGGGGACGTCCCCCTAAGAATCGGCGACAAGGAGAGGACATGTTAACAGCTAAAGGGGATAGATCGAAAATGGAGACCAAGGATACAGACTCCAATGAATCAGAGAGCAGTGAAAGAATTTCAAAAGTGTCAAAAGGCAGACATTCTCCTCATGGTCATAAAGCTTTGGCAAGTCAATTACCCATGCCCATAGCGACTGGATCAAGTAGGAAGGGGGACAAAACTGAACCACCTGAAGATGTTTCTCAGCAGATGGATTTTACAGAAGCCAGTTTGGCCATGCAGGATTGCACTGTCTCATGTAAGGAAGATACTGTAGCACCAGGTGTGACAAAGAAAGAGGAGAATGTTAAGCAACAACTAGGAACAGAGAAATCAcgagataaagacagacagaaaaaggACCCTGTTGATGAGAAAGCCAGTGTAACTAAATTTGGTGAGAAAGAGTCTGAACCACCAGTCGTGGAAGAACAGCCTGTATTGGAGAAAATGGAGAAGAGTGGGAGAGGAAAAGCTCCACGCTTGACACGGACTCCAAAATCTCCTGTCCTCAAGAACCTGAAGATCAGACTAAATGTCACTGAGGTGAAAGATTTGCTTCAAATGGGGGATGAGGAGCCTGAAAATGGGGATGATTCTTCTAAAAAGACCAAACCAGGCGAATCTACTAATGACTCATTATTAGAGTCTAGCCCAGGAAAAGATGTGAGTTCTAGCAATGAGGATAAAGATGAGAGCACACCAGAAATTAAGCCGCCAATAGATCCTAAAACTTTGCTACAACAGGAACAGGAGCTTGAGCAAGCTGTGGAGAACATTGCTAAACTGACAGACCCAACCCTCCCAGCAGAGTCACCCACTCCACTTGCCCCACCATCTGCAGAATTAAAAATTGACACTGAGGAAGAGAAATCTGCCAATCCTGCTAGTGAGTATGAACTTGCTGCTGCTATTGATTCGATTATGGGTGAGGATATACCCGTCCCTCTGCCTCAAGAGCCGGTAATTAGTGCTGTTGTGGATTCAGACCTAGAGATTCCATCCTTCGTCCAGCCGACCAAGGGAGCTGAACCTGTTAGTAACATATCCCCTATTCAGGGGGAGTCCTTTTTCCCAACTACACCCAGGAAGGGTGCTAAGGGCAGAGCTAAAACACCGAAACGGTCTAAGAGCCAAAAATCAAACAATAAGGACGCTGTAAAAGAAATTTCATCAGAACCGGAGAACACCTCTATCACATCAGACAACATACCCTCCAATTCACAGCCTGTTCCAGAAACTATTCCCTCAACCCCAGCTGCCGGTGTCATTACAACCACCTCTTGGAAGCCTAAAACTGAGCATTTGGCTCCTAAGGCTACGGACATGCCTAAAGAATTGAAGTTACCTCCAGTCCTTACAGAGCACCCTCCACCTCAACATCTGAAACCTGTCTGCCCCCAAACAAAAAGTCCCACTCTCCCCaagcctcaacaacaacaaccaccaccaccaccatctgaGTGCATCTCACCTTCACTTTCTCCACCCCCAACCCGGCCAAACATCAGGCCCACACAGCCAAGCAGGATACCAGTTTCCCCACCAGATTGGCTCAACCAGTCCAAGGACACAGGTGTCCCTTCCTCTCCTAGAGCATCAGCAGCTTCCTTTGAGAACCCAGCAATTCCCTCTGACACTGAGCCCTTGGAGACTGAGCGTAACAATAGTGACTTGCGTAGGATTCTCATGAAGCACAAAAACGTTTCACTCACAGTCCCATGCAGTAGTTCTGTTCCTAGCAATTTGGCCACCTTATCCCTTAGGGATCCTCCACACCTACCTGAAAGTAATACCCCAAAGGTTGCTGTGACGAGTAAGACCTCTCTTAATGACAACAGGCCTCATCCAGCTCAGCCTGTAGTCCGGCCCCCAGCCTCACTACCATCCCCTGAGTCAAAGTCTGTCATTTCTGTTATTGCCTCCACTGCCACCTCTGTTATCAGTCGTGTTTGCAATCCACCTGACATGGAGAAGGTTAATGTGTCAGTTGACCGAAATCCCGTAGTGGACATGCCACTTCCCAAGCAGACATACAGGCCGCCCAGCATGGAGGACAGGGACAGTGGTTCGTACCATGGACCATCAGTTGGCGAGGAGGGTGGAAGTGCTGGGAGGTACTTGGTTGAGAGTCTGGGTACTGGCTCCAGCCCAGGTCTAAGGGTGAATACCTCAGAGGGAGTGGTGGTGTTGAGTCACTCAGGACAGATCAAGGAGGGACCACAGAGGATAAGTGCCAAAATCAGCCAGATCCCACCAGCTACTGTAGTTGACATGGAATCTCAGCAGCTAGTGTCCATGCCCCAGATAAAACAGGAGATGTATACCCACTCCCAGTCAAACACTCCAAAGTGTCCTCCAATACAGACAGACCATGGGCACCTTAAGACGCAACAAACGGTTTCCTCCATTAAACAAGAAAACACTGGTATGGAAAAGTTAGAATCTCCCTACCCATCAGGGCCTCAAGGAGGAGTCGTGAAGAGGCTTCAGCAGACAGTTGGTAATCCACAAGTGATGGGTTACCATCATTCAGAGTTCACAATGTTATTGAAGCATCCAAAGAAAGTGGATGGGGTTGACGGTTTGAACGCTGATGGGTGTAAACCATCTTGGACCTCTGCCATAAGTCCTGCAATGAGCCCCCACCTGCCCTCTCCGGCTGGCAACCATGTAGGCTTTGTTCCCGGTTCGGCCACTGACAGAACTCCCTCACATCTCAGTGGGGTCAAACAGGAGCCCCGTTCTCCTCGCAAGTCAGGCCATCCACATTCTCCGTTCACTAAAGTGTCCTCCCCCATCGGCTCCTCCTCTCCCAAAGGCCTCCCTGGGATGCTGCCCTCTAGCCTGCCCACCATGCAGCAGTATGTCACCAGTGTCCACCACCCTGAGCAGTCTGTCATCATGCAACCTCACAGTGCTCACGGTGGCATTGGAAGGATGTCACCCCATCGTGCCTCCCAAGCAATCCCCATGGGGCACCTTGTCCAAGGAGAGGTCAGGGTGAACACGCCACCCCTATCTGTCATGAGTTTCGGGATGCATGGAGACCCTCTTGCCTCTCCCTGGTCTGGTCCTCTCCAGCAACGCCCCACTTCGCCCCAGGCGGTAGGCAGAGACATAGTCCTCAAGGTTAACCCTGGGAATGTGAGGGGCCATGAGGGAGAGCAAGATGATGCCAGGCGCTTCCATCAGGCCACAGGAAGACAATCTGCCACACAGCTGAAAGCAGAGACTATGCAGCCGGATCCCCGTGGTGCTCTACTTAGCGGGCTGCAGCTGGACCCGTACATGTCGCCCAGGGACTTGCGTGTGCTCATGCACCACCCTCAGGGAGAGCGCTCGGCCCCAGAGCCACACCAGGGACACATCCAAGAAACTGTCCCACCCTCCTCAACATCTACCAACATCACCTCGTCGATGTCCCCCAGGGCACATCTGCTGGCTAAAGGTGTGTCCGAGAAGGATGTCACAAAGCCACAGGAGGTCAAGAGGCCACACTCTCCTCCGAAGGATGGGATGATGGGGTTTCGGCCAAGTATGGCCGCCATGGCGTCTCCCCAAAGGGTGCAGCTGCTGCCATCGGGGACGGGAGCTTCTTTCTCGGAGTATCCAGGAATTTACACCAACACCCGGGCCATCCATTCACAGATCACTGAGACCTCTCCTTTTGGGATCAACCAG GGTGCAGATCCCAGCCAGTCACAAGCTGAAGTCAAGGTGAAACAAGTTGAGCAGCAACCTGTGAACATGGTGCAGCTGCTCACG AAGTACCCGATAGTGTGGCAAGGGCTGCTGGCACTGAAAAATGACCAGGCTGCTGTCCAGTTGCATTTTGTCTGTGGCAACAAAGGATTGGCCCTACGGTCACTGCCCCTACCGGAGGGAGGATCGCTGCTTCGGATCGTCCAGAGAATGAGACTCGAGGCGTCACAACTGGATGGTGTGGCTAGAAGAATGACA CAGGGGGAGAGTGAGTTCTGTCTCCTGCTTGCCCTGCCATGTGGACGGGACCAGGAGGATGTCCTGAACCAGACCCAGGCCCTAAGAACTGCTTTCATCAACTACCTTCAGGCCAAGCTGGCTGCAGGCATCATCAATGTCCCCAACCCAGGCTCCAATCAG CCTGCCTACGTGTTGCAGATATTCCCACCATGTGAGTTTTCAGAGAGCCACCTATCCCGGCTAGCCCCTGACCTCCTCAACCGGATCTCCAATATCTCCCCTCACCTCATGATTGTCATCACTTCTGTTTAA